A region of Micromonospora sp. WMMD882 DNA encodes the following proteins:
- a CDS encoding glycoside hydrolase family 16 protein has translation MSVLPLFADDDTSVTLDPIADTTATQVVQDGDNSVKTTLASCPRLCDRNPNGRRDALLEFTVKSLPAGARDVRATLRVHAWEPFAARVFAHFAAGPANFVGTWAERPPLGPALDGVNQVDKGHNEWDVSGAVTGNGSYTFALTQQDRATRIYWASRDNSRPELRPQLVVTYKSGGRPAPSPSRTTVPPKPSPAPTTARPTVAPTTVKPTPSATPSPPAPRPTPPAATTPPPGVTVPGWRLVWSDDFNGAAVDRAKWNLRTNEARDMDKGCNTNSPKNTFVSGGMLTLRALRETTVCGSETRQYTQSYLDTIGRHSWTYGRFEVRAKSPNGPNNSKGLWPAFWLRPEDGGNGEIDVVELPGGKDWHRAATSAIFYDYKPTKQDARHNLPSGYPGDGFHTYTTEWERDSIRWYIDGRKVWERNRSTTPWFDEVFHKPYNLRLNFQVGGWLGDPDGSTAFPADFQVDYVRVWQR, from the coding sequence GTGTCCGTGCTGCCCCTCTTCGCCGACGACGACACGTCGGTCACGCTCGACCCGATCGCGGACACCACGGCCACCCAGGTCGTCCAGGACGGAGACAACAGCGTCAAGACGACCCTGGCGAGCTGTCCCCGGCTCTGCGACCGCAACCCCAACGGGCGGCGGGACGCGCTGCTGGAGTTCACCGTGAAGTCGCTGCCCGCCGGCGCCCGGGACGTCCGGGCCACCCTGCGGGTGCACGCCTGGGAGCCGTTCGCCGCCCGGGTCTTCGCCCACTTCGCCGCCGGCCCGGCGAACTTCGTCGGCACCTGGGCCGAACGGCCGCCGCTCGGGCCGGCCCTGGACGGGGTGAACCAGGTCGACAAGGGCCACAACGAGTGGGACGTCTCCGGGGCGGTCACCGGCAACGGCTCGTACACCTTCGCCCTCACCCAGCAGGACCGGGCCACCCGGATCTACTGGGCGTCGCGCGACAACTCCCGGCCGGAGCTGCGCCCGCAACTGGTGGTGACCTACAAGAGCGGTGGGCGACCGGCCCCGTCCCCGAGCCGGACGACCGTCCCGCCGAAGCCCTCGCCGGCGCCGACGACGGCCCGGCCGACGGTCGCGCCCACCACCGTCAAGCCCACCCCGAGCGCGACGCCCAGCCCTCCCGCGCCACGCCCGACGCCGCCCGCGGCGACCACCCCGCCGCCCGGCGTCACCGTGCCCGGCTGGCGGCTGGTCTGGTCCGACGACTTCAACGGCGCCGCCGTCGACCGGGCCAAGTGGAACCTCCGCACCAACGAGGCCCGCGACATGGACAAGGGCTGCAACACCAACAGCCCGAAGAACACCTTCGTCTCCGGCGGCATGTTGACCCTGCGGGCGCTGCGGGAGACCACGGTGTGCGGCTCCGAGACCCGCCAGTACACCCAGAGCTACCTCGACACCATCGGCCGCCACTCGTGGACGTACGGGCGGTTCGAGGTGCGGGCCAAGTCGCCGAACGGGCCGAACAACTCCAAGGGACTCTGGCCGGCGTTCTGGCTGCGCCCGGAGGACGGCGGCAACGGCGAGATCGACGTGGTCGAGCTGCCCGGCGGCAAGGACTGGCACCGGGCCGCCACCTCGGCGATCTTCTACGACTACAAGCCGACGAAGCAGGACGCGCGGCACAACCTCCCGTCCGGTTACCCGGGGGACGGCTTCCACACGTACACCACCGAGTGGGAACGGGACTCGATCCGCTGGTACATCGACGGTCGGAAGGTGTGGGAACGCAACCGGTCCACCACGCCCTGGTTCGACGAGGTGTTCCACAAGCCGTACAACCTGCGGTTGAACTTCCAGGTCGGCGGCTGGCTCGGTGACCCGGACGGCAGCACGGCGTTCCCGGCCGACTTCCAGGTCGACTACGTCCGGGTCTGGCAGCGGTAG
- a CDS encoding helix-turn-helix domain-containing protein, translating into MKYTVECARSGSWWAITVPELKGVFSQARRLDQVESMAREAIGLMLEVAPDSFDVEIKPVLPDQVVRAREARVALRQAERSAEETTRYAAVELIRAGYTVRDIGELLGISPQRVSQITQAAKTEGKQQAA; encoded by the coding sequence GTGAAGTACACGGTCGAATGCGCACGCTCCGGCTCCTGGTGGGCGATAACTGTTCCCGAACTCAAGGGTGTGTTCTCCCAGGCTCGCCGGCTCGATCAAGTGGAAAGCATGGCGCGCGAAGCCATCGGCCTCATGCTGGAGGTCGCACCCGATAGCTTCGATGTCGAGATCAAGCCGGTGCTGCCCGATCAGGTAGTGCGAGCACGTGAGGCGCGGGTCGCTCTCCGTCAGGCCGAGCGTTCGGCTGAGGAGACAACTCGATACGCGGCCGTAGAGCTTATCCGTGCCGGGTACACCGTCCGTGATATCGGCGAACTGCTGGGCATCTCACCACAGCGGGTCTCCCAAATCACACAAGCAGCCAAAACCGAAGGCAAACAGCAAGCGGCCTGA
- a CDS encoding OmpA family protein, with protein sequence MRFEPDQQTVRTRRHGRAGLLAVVAVVLLAGCGGGTETAGPPPSVDPEDCAKVAGVAPSPDLVNLALVVDNTASAARGALPPAVHEQLTAAQQRAQQQKAPGQVVIVGVDGDGRRPREARRVALDPVGGTSEKARNARAATVACVLRWASEVASQGEGSEVLAAVTYASRLGAEEVLVVSDGVANAGALDVNAALHDDPAQVARRLARETTPLKGVSVVWAGLGDTAEPLPESSRNALRELWAAIFAQAGAKVRFEDRPRAAGEAREGLPPDEVALRVLPAASTCGERFVAPDAVLFRPGSATLRAGSADVLRPVADRLAQDPSLLVTVAGHTAAYQSTTYRQRLSERRAKAVRQALVSLGVDPARVSAVGYGSTRPRVDEFPGGVHDERRAARNRRVEIDLDRKGCAS encoded by the coding sequence ATGAGATTCGAGCCCGATCAGCAGACCGTCCGGACGCGCCGCCACGGGCGCGCCGGTCTGCTCGCCGTCGTCGCCGTCGTCCTGCTCGCCGGCTGCGGCGGCGGGACCGAAACCGCTGGCCCGCCGCCGTCGGTCGACCCCGAGGACTGCGCGAAAGTGGCCGGGGTCGCCCCGTCCCCCGACCTGGTCAACCTGGCGCTGGTGGTCGACAACACCGCCTCGGCCGCCCGTGGGGCCCTGCCCCCGGCCGTGCACGAGCAGCTCACCGCCGCGCAGCAACGCGCGCAGCAGCAGAAGGCCCCCGGTCAGGTGGTGATCGTCGGCGTCGACGGCGACGGTCGGCGGCCCCGGGAGGCGCGCCGCGTCGCGCTCGACCCGGTCGGCGGCACCAGCGAGAAGGCGCGCAACGCCCGGGCCGCCACGGTGGCCTGCGTGCTCCGGTGGGCGTCCGAGGTGGCGTCGCAGGGTGAGGGGAGCGAGGTGCTCGCCGCCGTCACGTACGCGAGCCGGCTCGGGGCCGAGGAGGTGCTCGTCGTCTCCGACGGGGTCGCCAACGCCGGCGCGTTGGACGTGAACGCCGCCCTGCACGACGACCCGGCCCAGGTGGCCCGCCGGCTCGCCAGGGAGACCACCCCGCTCAAGGGCGTGTCCGTCGTCTGGGCCGGGCTCGGTGACACCGCCGAGCCGCTGCCGGAGAGCAGCCGGAACGCGCTGCGTGAGCTGTGGGCGGCGATCTTCGCGCAGGCCGGCGCGAAGGTCCGCTTCGAGGACCGGCCGCGGGCGGCGGGGGAGGCCCGCGAAGGGCTGCCGCCCGACGAGGTCGCCCTGCGGGTGCTTCCGGCCGCGTCCACCTGCGGGGAGCGGTTCGTCGCCCCGGACGCGGTCCTGTTCCGGCCGGGCAGCGCCACCCTGCGCGCCGGGAGCGCCGACGTGCTCCGGCCGGTCGCCGACCGGCTGGCCCAGGACCCGTCCCTGCTGGTGACGGTCGCCGGGCACACGGCCGCCTACCAGTCCACCACCTACCGGCAGCGGCTGTCGGAGCGGCGGGCCAAGGCCGTCCGGCAGGCCCTGGTCTCCCTGGGCGTCGATCCGGCCCGGGTGAGCGCCGTCGGCTACGGCTCGACGCGGCCCCGCGTCGACGAGTTTCCCGGGGGCGTGCACGACGAGCGCCGGGCGGCCCGGAACCGGCGGGTCGAGATCGACCTCGACCGGAAGGGATGCGCGTCGTGA
- a CDS encoding DJ-1/PfpI family protein has product MDRRDALRATVAAGAVASGAVLMSGSASAAPRFTPARPLRVQIVTFDGVEELDFVAPIDVFGLAKGIGGGTVSTSMVTVDGDDPVAAFHGSRIGPVGRWAPREADVLLVPGGGYRRADAPGVLYEIQRGVVPAAIAAARRRGLTIAGVCTGTMLLSAAGLTAGRPCITHHRAVEDLRAQGGLVTQARVVDDGDLVTAGGVTSGLDLALWLVERFLGVDLALQVEQVLEYERRGAVWRR; this is encoded by the coding sequence ATGGATCGCCGGGATGCCCTTCGGGCCACGGTCGCCGCCGGAGCGGTCGCGAGTGGCGCGGTACTGATGTCGGGAAGCGCGTCCGCCGCGCCACGGTTCACTCCCGCCCGGCCGCTGCGGGTGCAGATCGTCACGTTCGACGGTGTCGAGGAGCTGGACTTCGTCGCCCCGATCGACGTGTTCGGCCTGGCGAAGGGGATCGGGGGCGGCACGGTCAGCACCAGCATGGTGACGGTGGACGGCGACGACCCGGTCGCCGCCTTCCACGGCAGCAGGATCGGGCCGGTCGGGCGGTGGGCGCCGCGCGAGGCCGACGTACTGCTCGTACCCGGTGGTGGTTACCGGCGGGCCGACGCGCCGGGAGTGCTGTACGAGATCCAGCGGGGGGTCGTGCCGGCCGCGATCGCCGCCGCCCGACGGCGTGGCCTGACCATCGCGGGCGTCTGCACCGGCACCATGCTCCTGTCGGCGGCCGGGCTGACCGCCGGTCGGCCGTGCATCACCCACCACCGGGCGGTGGAGGACCTGCGTGCCCAGGGCGGCCTCGTCACCCAGGCACGGGTGGTCGACGACGGGGACCTGGTCACCGCCGGTGGCGTCACCTCCGGGCTCGACCTGGCGCTCTGGCTCGTCGAGCGGTTCCTCGGCGTCGATCTCGCCCTCCAGGTCGAGCAGGTGCTGGAGTACGAGCGGCGCGGCGCCGTCTGGCGTCGTTGA
- a CDS encoding pyridoxamine 5'-phosphate oxidase family protein produces the protein MTNAGEWREVERQLADAVNYWVCTVRADLRPHAAPVWGVWWRGTLAFSSVGVSVKVRNLRRDDRVTAHLESASDVVILDGHAVEITERDALVEIGESFTAKYGASTGGAYDLVAAHRMGMAVCAVRPTVVRSWRAGAALASSRWTFDDDGGVLLSRSSVAAEADAAG, from the coding sequence ATGACGAACGCTGGCGAGTGGCGGGAGGTCGAGCGGCAGTTGGCCGACGCCGTCAACTACTGGGTGTGCACCGTACGCGCGGACCTGCGACCGCACGCGGCACCTGTCTGGGGCGTGTGGTGGCGGGGGACCCTGGCGTTCTCCTCGGTGGGCGTCAGCGTCAAGGTGCGCAACCTCCGACGCGACGACCGGGTGACGGCGCACCTGGAGAGCGCGAGCGACGTGGTGATCCTGGACGGTCACGCTGTGGAGATCACCGAACGGGATGCGCTGGTCGAGATCGGGGAGAGCTTCACGGCGAAGTACGGCGCGTCGACCGGGGGCGCCTACGATCTCGTCGCCGCCCACCGGATGGGAATGGCCGTCTGCGCCGTACGGCCGACGGTCGTGCGTAGTTGGCGGGCCGGTGCGGCCCTGGCCTCGTCGCGCTGGACCTTCGACGACGACGGTGGGGTGCTGTTGTCCCGCTCATCGGTGGCGGCGGAGGCCGACGCCGCCGGCTGA
- a CDS encoding histidinol-phosphate transaminase: protein MPVRLRPDLAALPSYAPGTMPPVEINLAGNEVPTELPGSVRDAINDAAARSGRYPDPTASALVARLARRLDVDTRNVVVGCGSVTLCHQAVQATCAAGEEVLFPRVSFEAYPVIARVVGATPRSVPLADDWSPDLPGMLAAVGPATRVVFLCTPNNPTGAQPRAAALREFLAAVPPTVLVILDEAYREFVVGPDAFDGVSLAREQWRQGRDNVAVLRTFSKAHGLAGLRLGYLIGPGTVTEALGKVQVPFGVSSVAQAAALASLDAEDDVVERCRTIVRERTRVRRLLHDAGHRVPPSQGNFLWLPFGDRSADFAAHCRDNGIAVRVFGDDGVRVTIGTATENDAFVAAARTYRRRPVTGAREPSGSRA from the coding sequence TTGCCTGTTCGCCTTCGACCCGACCTGGCGGCCCTGCCGTCCTACGCGCCCGGCACGATGCCACCCGTCGAGATCAACCTAGCCGGCAACGAGGTGCCCACCGAGCTGCCCGGGAGCGTCCGCGACGCGATCAACGACGCGGCGGCGCGCAGCGGCCGGTACCCCGACCCGACGGCGTCCGCCCTGGTGGCCCGGCTGGCGCGACGACTGGACGTCGACACCCGGAACGTCGTCGTCGGCTGCGGGTCGGTGACGCTCTGCCACCAGGCGGTGCAGGCCACCTGCGCCGCCGGCGAGGAGGTGCTGTTCCCCCGGGTGTCGTTCGAGGCGTACCCGGTCATCGCCCGCGTCGTCGGGGCCACCCCCCGGTCGGTGCCGTTGGCCGACGACTGGTCGCCCGACCTGCCGGGGATGCTGGCCGCCGTCGGGCCGGCGACCCGGGTCGTCTTCCTGTGCACCCCCAACAACCCGACCGGCGCGCAGCCGCGGGCCGCCGCCCTGCGGGAGTTCCTGGCGGCCGTCCCGCCCACGGTCCTGGTGATCCTCGACGAGGCGTACCGGGAGTTCGTCGTCGGGCCGGACGCCTTCGACGGGGTGTCCCTGGCCCGGGAACAGTGGCGTCAGGGACGGGACAACGTGGCGGTCCTGCGAACCTTCTCCAAGGCACACGGCCTGGCCGGCCTCCGGCTCGGCTACCTGATCGGTCCCGGAACGGTCACCGAAGCCCTCGGTAAGGTCCAGGTCCCGTTCGGGGTGAGCAGCGTGGCCCAGGCCGCCGCGCTCGCCTCGCTCGACGCCGAGGACGACGTCGTCGAGCGGTGCCGGACGATCGTCCGCGAGCGGACCCGGGTACGTCGACTGCTCCACGACGCCGGCCACCGGGTGCCGCCGAGCCAGGGGAACTTCCTGTGGCTGCCGTTCGGTGACCGCTCCGCCGACTTCGCCGCCCACTGCCGCGACAACGGAATCGCCGTGCGGGTGTTCGGTGACGACGGCGTGCGGGTGACCATCGGCACCGCGACCGAGAACGACGCCTTCGTCGCCGCGGCGCGGACCTACCGGCGGCGGCCGGTCACCGGGGCGCGGGAGCCGTCGGGATCACGGGCGTGA